The genomic region CGGCTAACGACAATtgaaaaagttgaaaagaaaaaatgcttgGAGGAATATTAGAGAGAGCTTTTCAAAGTAATCTCTGCTGAGTgtctctaaaaaaaaatcccttcTTACCTTTCAAGTTCTCATATTTATACTGAGTAGGAACACTTTCTTAGGAGTTGTTTAGGAGAGCACGTTCAATAATGGGATAACGTGTTTGTCatgaaaaaacaattaaagaaCGATTTACAAGATATTAAAAGAATGATCATGTAATTAGGTAGTGGGCGTAAGTTCTGGATAAATGGGGTAGTAGCATTCGAAAGTACTTCACATGTATTTTTAAGAAGtaaggaaagagaaaagggtAAAGCACATTTACTTCAATGAAAGGTTAAGAGGAAGTCCTCTAAACTATTTTCATATCTGAGTTATCAAGTCAAACTCTCTAGAACATCCCAAATATGAAGGTAATTCATGAATACTGTCACTTATTTTGAGTTACTTTCACTTTCCCGTACAAATAGCTATTCTATGTTTGTTCTTGTGTACTTCTGTGCTTGTAAGCTCTTTGGGTGCTTTTATGTTTGGAACGCCCGGGGCACTTCTGTGCTTGGAACGTCTTTGGGTTTATACACTTGGAACACCTTTGGGCATTTATGGACTTGGAACTCCTCTGGGCATATATGTACTTGGAACACCCTTGAGCGCTTCTGCACTTGGAACACCTAGGCGCTTCCACGGAACACCCTTTGATGCTTCTGCATTTAGAATGCCTCTGGGTGTTTCTGCGCTTGAAACACCCTTGATGTAATTTTTCTGTAAagagtattttaaaaaataataattaaccaaaattgggtatttataattttaaatttatatagtGTGCTTTAAGAACatttaatatcattttaagcatttcaagaaaaatagatAAGATATTTCAATTTCACAttaaacaagtgaaaaaatcTTGATAAACTTATGAGTATGGTATACCttattaagttaattttttaaaaagttgtTAATAGTCTGTGGTAAAATGATATGAGAGTCGATCCAATCTAGACTTGATCCATGTCAATCACCTTTAGAAAGGAGGTAAGCAAGGTTGTTGACAGCAGCAACAATGTCATCGGAAGTGTAGAACGTGACATCAAGAATTTCAAAAGAAGCAAGTAGGATATTTCATCACACATcgaatttgataaaatttataaaaaataatattgaatatcttattaagttaatttttttgagaGAAGATAATAATCTTAATGCTTCGaacatttgaataatataagtAAATTGTAGTTGCTCCTTGTCAATTCCCATTCGAAACTTTAACAACAAGATGTAATGAAAAGAGTGGAGGCATATTGGCTGCTTTTACATCAAGGCGTGCATAAGAGAGAAGCAAGAGATTTCAATTTGCTCATGAGTAAGAATAGATTCTGGTTGCTCAATTATTGCCAAAAAGGCTTAGATTCAGTGCTATCTCTAAGCTTTTTACCGTCCCATCTCATTGCTGGCTGTATTCTAATTTCGCTCGACGCTTAAAGTCGACAAGTGGAGTAAAATGGGCTAAAAAGTTAACAATGAGGTTGGGCAATTGACATTGACCTGTTCTACACTTCAATCGATGTGGCTCACTAATTCCTccttaatttgttttcaatCAAACTAGAAAAAAAGGACAATTCAATTCCAAGGCCGATTCAGTGAATCTGATTAACTCTGTTTCACGTTtgtatttttttccctttcttcttttctacgCACCCAATCATCAACCAACGCTGCATTGGATTGTAGTTTGACGACCGGACTAGAGCTGACAGGGAAAGGCATTAACGTTTGTTTATAGCCTCCGAGCAAGGAAAAATAACCCCAAATAATTATGCCTTTGACAGATGGGGCTGGGTCAAAGCTCAATAAACTGAAAGGACCAACAAGAATCTTAAtccaatttttaaatttaattaaactaatCCACGAAACAGATCTTTTATACAGACCAGATTCATTCCACCTCACCTGAAGGGGAAGTTTCTCTTGCATTTCCTGAGATGCTGAGacttttttcttataattataataataattggaTTCCCCCATCACTTCTTTTGgattttccattttgtttttaGCTTCCTAATACTTCATCTAGGCGTTTCTTTGCAATAATGTACCATAGCCTAAGGAGTAACTTGAATTAATGTTGAGGGTGGGAAAAGGGGCTATTCTATTTACTATGGGGAAGCGCACAGTGTCTTCTTTTTCCCCACTTATCTTGGATGCTCTTCAGAGATGCTGACTAGCTTCACTGCAAATTCCTTGCAGGAtcttagagagagaaaactgCTGCTGAATATGGGCTTGATTACTTATCTGATAAGTGGATTCTAGAATGGTGCAACTCACGAGTCATGACATGAACCGCGTGTCTGTGGCTTGAACGTTTCCAATTTTTCtaagtaacaagaaaaattgccTACACTGTCTATATTTGGCTTGGAAACTTAGCAAGGTTCTAGAGTCTGTTGTGAAGCATGTTCTAAATTGAAACAGATTTTCTTGACTCTAGAGGAATTTTGGTCTAAGCTGTATTGTTCATTTGACATTAATAAGACGGTAATGTTCATTGGAACAGATTAGAAATGAAGTTTAATGAAGTTCTCATTTCGTTTCTAGGCAAAAGGGCCAGGGAAGCGCCCTTCTTATTCCCCTTCTTTGAATGTTCTTAAGCAAGAAAGGTAGGCGATAAatgtgaaagaaaaattttgttctGATTAAATCGTATTTAAATAACCTGAACTGCTTATTAATCAAACAGATTTGGCATGGAGAAGCATCCAAATCTATTTTGGAAGAGGTGACCTATAAAGGGTAGGTGCCAGGCCGGGTTTCCAGGATTCCTAGAGAAACAGAAACAGGACGTCAGTGCCTTCTATCACGAATGAGGTATTACATGTTCTTTTCTTGCCTGGAAGcaattttttgggtttttttttgtctGATAGGCTATTTTACTTTCACGGCATAGATTTCCATGGTAgagaaaatttcatttatattaGAAAGGAATGAATTAACATATTAAGAGCTAAGCAGAGTAGTGCTTTGCTTTTAGATTAGCAAAAACTATGAACAGAATTGGACCTAGCTCATTTGTCATGTTACTTATTAGAGACAGGAGACCCTGTCACTCCTGGACAGGTTTCCAGCAAGAAAGAGCATGGATTACTCTCCCCTTCCATCCTTGAAGAATCCACTGGCCGTCGACCTCAATAGCAAAATCCTCGTGGTAGTTTGATTTCATCACTGTCCGTGCCCGATTCAATATCTTTTCGTCTAAAGGAAGCTGCCTGAACCCAGCTTTCTGGTTCCTGAACTGCCACTGCTTGTACGTTTCTGGTCTGTCAATTCTCTCCAGCCCCTCATATGCAATAACATTCATAGCATCCCTTCCAAACATTTCTCTTTCAAGCAGCAATCTGTCTGGATCTTCACGAGGTACGTTAGCCTCCAGGATGTCAAATATTGCTGAGAAGTGGAAGAACGCCTCTCGAAACCGTGTGACAAAGAATGGGACATTGTAACTACCATTAACAACTCCATGGATGAAAAGATCTGGATTAATTCTCTTGATTAACTTCAGAACAATGTTCCTTGGACTGTTTAATACCACTGAGTCATCAGGCAGATTCCTTAGCCTGTACATACAATTAACAACAATCAACTCATCTCTTTCGATCTTTAGATCCTCAACTCGGACAAATTCCCATCTCTTCGCTATGGAGTTGTACTCAAATGGGACATCAACATTCTCACAGCATCTTCTTAAACGACGGCCTGTTGCTTCAATTCTTTCCGCAGGCCTTAACCCTGGTTGGGGAAAATCAATTCCCGATATGCGAAGCTTAGGAGGCCCACCACGCCTTGTTGAGAGACGCTGAATAAGGCAGGGCCATTGAAAACCATAGGAAATGCCGAAATCAATAAGGTGGACTGTTGTTGCCTTTTCTGCTAGCTTTGCAATGTTTCGATTGGCAAACAAATTTGATATCCTCCTGAAAGGGCATGCTGAAACATATAAGATATAGGCTTTTATGATATCAGAAGCCAAAGTGCCATTTCTTGGAATTGGGGTATACAGCGGTGCCCCGGTGCCATTCAAGCGTACCTCTAGACCATTGGCAAAGTAATGAGCCAGCCTCTCAGTTCCATCTCCAAAAGGAGAAGAGTGTCGCCTAATCTTACCGAGTAGCTCAGTTGCAGCTCTTTGGTCATAGATGGCCACAGCTTGTGCGCATTGATTTAGGAGACTCCACAAATCCACCATTTCCTTTCCATTCCCCTGTTTCTTTACACGGCTTTTTCTACCGCTATCCGCTTTCACCTGTCCGTTATCTTGCAACTTCCTGTTTGCTCTATTTTGTGAGGCTTCATAAAGAGGACATGACACATTCCCACCCTTAACAAGGAAAACCTCATCGAACATGTGTTCCTCAGACGAGTCTTCTTCAGTAATTAACGCAAATTGCTTACTGTTCCTCCTTCCTTCCAAGGAATCCTCAAATTCCCGTGGATGATTTTTCCTTCCCATTGATCTGTTTGAAATGTGCTTCCACACTTCCTTCTCTGCTTCCCTGCCTGCCACCCCTTTCTGTAGCTCTGGTAGCTTAAATGTGTAACTCTCCACAGGCTCAGAACGTAGTATCTCACCACATAAACGTGGTAAAAATGAGGTAAGTTCAGTAGAGTAATTACTAGAACTTTGCATCAATGGGGAATCCAAGCCATGTTGATGATAATTCCAGCTTGATTCCACCATATTGTTAGCAGCAGCCTGGCTATCATTGCCATCAGCTCTGTTGCTGCAGATAAGGGGATCATATGGGCACTCGTTGTCTACATCAACTTCTTGATAGAAATGATCAGGTAAAGGGGGATATTTCTGAACTAGAACATCATAGAAAGATTTCTCCGCAGCTTGGAGAGCTAAACAGTCCTGCAACATGCAGGGTCTACCCTCCACATCTTCTTCCATAAGCACATCATTTATGAACTTTAACACAGCGTTGGAAAAATCAAGGTTGTCACTACCGTATGGAGAATCTCCATCTGATGAGTTCGAACCTACAGATGAAGCTACATGGCCAGGATGGTTTGATTTGGCTGGATCCACCAATATGTTATTAGGATTGGATCCATTAACAGGATTCTGATTTAAAAAGACTACTTCTGAGCCATTGTTTGGGAGAAGGGTATCCATCGTCGACAGGCAAACCTAATATTGAAATACCCAAATTGAAGTTTGTAACTTCTAGCAAAGAAGCATAAAAGTTTCTTTTACAGAATGAAACCAACCTTTcatgaaacaaagaaagaattgGCAAAGACTTACTCCTGAATACGGTATCTACATAGGAAGAAACTTGACAGTAGATCAAAAGGATGAGAAGCAATGAATTCAAGCTACCTTACAGAAAGCTATAGTTAAGGAAGCAAATGCATCGAATGAATGCAGATAGCTGTCAGGCCTCTGATTTTTGCattaaaaaatgttgaaacCTTCTTTAAAAGTCCAAGGTAAGACCAAATCACCAGCCGCCTGGCAAAGACGAGCTACATTAACTGCgagtaaaataaaatgtgaTAATTCCAAGAGTATCTAATTTCATTGTCTTGCATCTTTTGATAGCAAATTTCTAAGCATAGAAGGTAATATTCAGTTCATTATTGGATGTATAAACTCTTATCATTACGCTGCACAAATACAAGATTAGTTGAAGCAAAAAATTGTTTACACTATCCTCTGCTAAAAAGTTTGATCACCACCCTGTTGTCTCTTACATAGTGTATGAAATACTCTTTAAATTTTCAGTCTTTCTTTAATCGGATATCCATTTAattagtatatataatatggGTTGTTAGATCTCTTAAATCTGATTGATTTGACATCATCACAAGGCTACCACTGActgaatataaaatttgatttaatattagaCGTGAGGATACTTGGATATGTTGATGCTGCCATAACCTTAGCAAATGCTTAATCAGAATTAAGTGATGTGATTAAGACCTTTCTTCCTAATTAGCTACTTCAAACTATATACATGTGAAATTAAAAGCTGATACATGGTATCAGAAAACCAGATGGAACCAAACAGTCAAAACACCTCACAAGCAGAACTGTTGCAGCTCCAGAAAATATGAAACAATCCAATTCAGCATCCCATGACCGCACTAAACGAGTAGAACAATTACAATACTAGACAAGAACAAAGACCTTCTAGTACCGCCGCCCTTACTACCGGGCAAAAAATATTTCGGTTCTATCTACTTCAAATTTAGTAAAAGTTTGTTTCACGGTATGCATGAACAACAGAAATATCTCCAATGATCTTACTTGAATTATCAATTTCGTTAAAAATGTGTCACTCATCTCATGGTCGAAGTATTTCCTCGATAACTTAAGATAGTGCAATTCTAGAGTTGTGCTCCATGGTTGAGTTTTTGCATCCATGaagtgaataaaaaataaaaaaaacacaccAATTACATGCCCGTAAGAGTTGGTGGGTGTTGGATTGAATGGTCTTTATCGTTAGTGAGACTAGGAAACAGAGCTACAGGTTCTGTTTCCCTCTCTTACTGATGTCCGAATGTGGCTTTTCTGGGCGTGATAGACTTAGGTTGATTTGCAAGATAATtgtatatgttggatacaTCTTGTGTTTATTTAGATGTGTCAGGTTGATGGCTTCTGGTAGTTTTTGTAACCAGGCCGAGGTCAGGAAGAGTAGAGTAGAGTTCTCTTTGCTGAgaaaatatattg from Theobroma cacao cultivar B97-61/B2 chromosome 9, Criollo_cocoa_genome_V2, whole genome shotgun sequence harbors:
- the LOC18590666 gene encoding scarecrow-like protein 30, which encodes MDTLLPNNGSEVVFLNQNPVNGSNPNNILVDPAKSNHPGHVASSVGSNSSDGDSPYGSDNLDFSNAVLKFINDVLMEEDVEGRPCMLQDCLALQAAEKSFYDVLVQKYPPLPDHFYQEVDVDNECPYDPLICSNRADGNDSQAAANNMVESSWNYHQHGLDSPLMQSSSNYSTELTSFLPRLCGEILRSEPVESYTFKLPELQKGVAGREAEKEVWKHISNRSMGRKNHPREFEDSLEGRRNSKQFALITEEDSSEEHMFDEVFLVKGGNVSCPLYEASQNRANRKLQDNGQVKADSGRKSRVKKQGNGKEMVDLWSLLNQCAQAVAIYDQRAATELLGKIRRHSSPFGDGTERLAHYFANGLEVRLNGTGAPLYTPIPRNGTLASDIIKAYILYVSACPFRRISNLFANRNIAKLAEKATTVHLIDFGISYGFQWPCLIQRLSTRRGGPPKLRISGIDFPQPGLRPAERIEATGRRLRRCCENVDVPFEYNSIAKRWEFVRVEDLKIERDELIVVNCMYRLRNLPDDSVVLNSPRNIVLKLIKRINPDLFIHGVVNGSYNVPFFVTRFREAFFHFSAIFDILEANVPREDPDRLLLEREMFGRDAMNVIAYEGLERIDRPETYKQWQFRNQKAGFRQLPLDEKILNRARTVMKSNYHEDFAIEVDGQWILQGWKGRVIHALSCWKPVQE